The following proteins are encoded in a genomic region of Shinella zoogloeoides:
- a CDS encoding RcnB family protein, producing the protein MFTRTLLAAVALSFAAAPMAQAQQYGGHDRKPGYSSSWDKKQQYKKRHNWRKGERYSDWKRRPPVRDYHRYGLRKPARGQQWVKVDNSYLLMSVATGLILGVAAAR; encoded by the coding sequence ATCTTCACCCGCACCCTTCTCGCCGCCGTCGCCCTTTCCTTTGCCGCCGCGCCGATGGCGCAGGCCCAGCAGTATGGCGGGCACGACCGCAAGCCCGGCTACTCCTCCTCCTGGGACAAGAAGCAGCAGTACAAGAAGCGCCACAACTGGCGTAAGGGCGAACGTTATTCCGACTGGAAGCGCCGTCCGCCGGTTCGTGACTACCACCGCTACGGCCTGCGCAAGCCCGCCCGCGGCCAGCAGTGGGTGAAGGTGGACAACAGCTACCTCCTGATGAGCGTCGCCACCGGCCTCATCCTCGGCGTCGCAGCCGCCCGTTAA
- a CDS encoding PACE efflux transporter — translation MRSFSDRVRHAVLFELIGLAIFTPGAALLFDQPMSHMGVIGIVSATAATIWNFVFNLAFDRTMLRLRGSVQKTMAIRVLHTGLFEAGLIVILIPFIAWYLGISLLTALLLDISVVAFYLVYAFVFNIAYDRAFPIETAPLPRASA, via the coding sequence ATGCGCAGCTTCAGCGACCGGGTCCGTCACGCGGTCTTGTTCGAACTCATCGGCCTTGCGATCTTCACGCCGGGCGCCGCTCTGCTGTTCGACCAGCCGATGAGCCATATGGGCGTGATCGGGATCGTCTCCGCCACGGCGGCGACCATCTGGAACTTCGTCTTCAACCTGGCGTTCGACAGGACCATGCTGCGCCTTCGCGGCAGCGTGCAGAAGACGATGGCGATCCGCGTGCTTCACACGGGGCTCTTCGAGGCGGGGCTGATCGTCATCCTCATCCCGTTCATCGCGTGGTATCTCGGCATCAGTCTCCTCACGGCGCTGCTGCTCGATATATCGGTCGTTGCCTTCTACCTGGTCTATGCCTTCGTCTTCAACATCGCCTACGACCGGGCCTTCCCCATCGAAACCGCTCCGCTGCCGCGCGCATCCGCGTGA
- a CDS encoding LysR family transcriptional regulator → MTVSLDQLDAFVAAAEQGSFSAAARHLRKAQSAVSLLVSSLEDDIGVKLFSRATRNPTLTEAGRRLLPEARLILDRREHLIGVARSFEEHVETRLAVAVDEFYPEPAIGALFAAFARRFPHVELELLFPSTRDVAGLVLEGKVDLGVMWREDDLPPTLGFHTIGWVPLLLVCGRNHPLADGAVTWEELRRHRQIMVAKRSDGAETHRLRVAAEVWWVESHWVILQILHRGIGWALIPAHILGNSPLATELATPPLQFDEGAHPVALELIWNKQRPAGPAAKWLREQFAALEIRIDDGEGVSKGPDIFTVL, encoded by the coding sequence ATGACCGTCTCACTCGACCAGCTCGACGCCTTCGTCGCCGCCGCCGAACAGGGTTCGTTCTCCGCCGCCGCCCGGCATTTGCGCAAGGCGCAGTCGGCGGTGAGCCTGCTGGTCTCCTCGCTGGAGGACGATATCGGCGTAAAACTCTTCAGCCGCGCCACGCGCAATCCGACGCTCACGGAGGCGGGCAGGCGCCTGCTCCCCGAGGCAAGGCTCATCCTCGACCGCCGCGAGCACCTGATCGGCGTGGCGCGCAGCTTCGAGGAGCATGTCGAAACGCGCCTGGCCGTGGCGGTCGACGAATTCTATCCCGAGCCGGCCATCGGCGCGCTTTTTGCCGCCTTCGCGCGGCGCTTTCCCCATGTCGAACTCGAATTGCTCTTTCCCTCCACCCGGGATGTCGCCGGGCTCGTTCTGGAGGGCAAGGTCGATCTCGGCGTGATGTGGCGGGAAGACGACCTGCCGCCGACGCTCGGCTTCCACACCATCGGCTGGGTACCGCTTCTTCTCGTCTGCGGCCGCAACCACCCGCTGGCGGATGGCGCCGTGACCTGGGAGGAGCTTCGCCGCCACCGCCAGATCATGGTGGCCAAACGCAGCGACGGCGCGGAAACCCATCGGCTGCGCGTTGCCGCGGAAGTCTGGTGGGTCGAGAGCCATTGGGTGATCCTGCAGATCCTGCACAGGGGGATCGGCTGGGCGCTGATCCCCGCGCATATTCTCGGCAATTCGCCGCTCGCCACGGAACTCGCGACGCCGCCGCTCCAGTTCGACGAAGGGGCGCATCCGGTTGCGCTCGAACTCATCTGGAACAAGCAGCGCCCCGCGGGGCCCGCGGCCAAATGGCTGCGCGAGCAGTTCGCGGCGCTCGAAATCCGAATCGACGATGGCGAGGGGGTCTCGAAAGGCCCCGATATCTTCACCGTCCTGTGA
- the exbD gene encoding TonB system transport protein ExbD, whose amino-acid sequence MASKIREGGGDDLEENSEINVTPFIDVMLVLLIIFMVAAPLATVDINVDLPSSVAQPTPREDKPVFMTLKKDLTVSIGNGEIARDNFGPEIDAVTEGNKDARILLRADKAVDYGSVMDVMNLLRGAGYAKIALVGLEGASAQ is encoded by the coding sequence ATGGCCAGCAAGATCAGGGAAGGCGGCGGCGACGACCTCGAGGAGAACAGCGAAATCAACGTGACGCCATTCATCGACGTCATGCTGGTACTGCTCATCATCTTCATGGTGGCCGCCCCGCTCGCCACCGTCGACATCAATGTCGACCTGCCTTCCTCCGTCGCCCAGCCGACGCCGCGCGAGGACAAGCCGGTCTTCATGACGCTGAAGAAGGACCTCACGGTCTCCATCGGCAACGGCGAGATCGCGCGCGACAATTTCGGCCCTGAGATCGACGCCGTGACGGAAGGCAACAAGGATGCGCGCATCCTGCTGCGCGCCGACAAGGCCGTCGACTACGGCAGCGTCATGGACGTGATGAACCTCTTGCGCGGCGCCGGCTATGCCAAGATCGCCCTTGTCGGCCTCGAAGGCGCATCGGCGCAATGA
- the exbB gene encoding tonB-system energizer ExbB, with the protein MQEEYAVLKRSRLHFAIILMALAMPHAVSAQSQETPSAQTDAGQSTGTTTTTTTTTDTTSRPAAVENTTPNQAAGTGADAAQDDEDATELDVVDDAEGARQAGLPHDLSPWGMFMAADIVVKGVMTGLAFASVVTWTVLLVKLAELGAAQRSARSAVRQLIAARGLEDGEQALGRNRGVAARMTRAAREEMEASEPVLDHVSDGGVKERIASRLARMEVHAGRRIAKGTGLLATIGSTAPFVGLFGTVWGIMNSFIGISKAQTTNLAIVAPGIAEALLATAIGLVAAIPAVVIYNFLARAITGYRQQLADASAAIERLASRDLDMRRAQRQPAQRSATSFVKVG; encoded by the coding sequence ATGCAAGAGGAATACGCCGTGCTCAAACGGTCTCGACTGCACTTCGCGATCATCCTGATGGCACTCGCCATGCCGCACGCCGTTTCGGCACAGAGCCAGGAGACGCCGTCGGCCCAGACGGATGCCGGACAATCCACCGGCACCACGACGACGACCACCACCACGACGGACACGACTTCCCGGCCGGCAGCGGTGGAGAACACCACGCCGAACCAGGCGGCCGGAACCGGGGCCGACGCCGCGCAGGACGACGAGGACGCGACCGAGCTCGACGTCGTCGACGACGCGGAAGGCGCCCGTCAGGCCGGCCTGCCGCACGACCTTTCACCCTGGGGCATGTTCATGGCGGCCGATATCGTCGTCAAGGGCGTGATGACCGGCCTTGCCTTCGCTTCGGTCGTCACCTGGACCGTGCTGCTCGTCAAGCTCGCCGAGCTCGGCGCCGCCCAGCGCTCGGCCCGCAGCGCCGTGCGCCAGCTCATTGCCGCCCGTGGGCTGGAGGACGGCGAGCAGGCGCTCGGCCGCAACCGCGGCGTCGCCGCGCGCATGACCCGCGCCGCCCGCGAGGAGATGGAGGCTTCCGAGCCCGTGCTCGACCACGTCTCCGACGGCGGCGTGAAGGAGCGCATCGCCTCCCGCCTCGCCCGCATGGAAGTGCATGCCGGCCGCCGCATCGCCAAGGGCACCGGGCTTCTGGCCACCATCGGCTCCACGGCGCCCTTCGTCGGCCTCTTCGGCACGGTCTGGGGCATCATGAACTCGTTCATCGGCATCTCGAAGGCGCAGACCACGAACCTCGCCATCGTCGCGCCCGGCATCGCCGAGGCGCTGCTGGCGACTGCCATCGGCCTCGTCGCCGCCATCCCGGCCGTCGTGATCTACAACTTCCTCGCCCGCGCCATCACCGGCTACCGCCAGCAGCTTGCCGACGCCTCGGCCGCCATCGAGCGCCTTGCGAGCCGCGACCTCGACATGCGCCGCGCCCAGCGCCAGCCCGCGCAGCGCAGCGCCACCTCCTTCGTGAAGGTCGGGTAA